Proteins encoded within one genomic window of Rutidosis leptorrhynchoides isolate AG116_Rl617_1_P2 unplaced genomic scaffold, CSIRO_AGI_Rlap_v1 contig241, whole genome shotgun sequence:
- the LOC139882196 gene encoding 1-acylglycerol-3-phosphate O-acyltransferase, producing MWPSALRWIPTSVDHIISSEKRLLAALVKTPYTQEQVNIGSGPPGSKVRWFRSSSNEPRFINTVTFNSKEDSPTLVMVHGYAASQGFFFRNFDALASRFRVIAIDQLGWGGSSRPDFTCKSTEETEAWFIDSFEEWRKAKNLTNFILLGHSFGGYVAAKYALKHPEHVRHLVLVGSAGFTNETDPKNEWINRFRRTWKGAVMSHLWESNFTPQKIIRGLGPWGPNLVRTYTSARFGVRSHGTTLNEDEAKMLTDYIYHTLAAKASGELCLKYIFSFGAFARSPLLQRASEWKVPTTFIYGTTDWMDYEGAVEARKSMNVPCEVIRVPQGGHFVFIDNPDGFHSAVIYACRKFLSPEPDNQPVPEGLMLV from the exons CGCCGCTCTAGTCAA AACTCCTTATACTCAAGAACAAGTTAATATAGGATCGGGGCCACCGGGCTCTAAAGTGAGGTGGTTTCGTTCTTCAAGCAATGAGCCCAGGTTTATTAACACGGTTACATTTAACAGCAAGGAAGATTCTCCTACTTTGGTAATGGTTCATGGATATGCTGCCTCTCAAGGTTTCTTTTTCCGGAATTTCGATGCTCTTGCCAGTCGTTTTAGGGTCATTGCAATAGATCAGCTAGG TTGGGGTGGATCTAGCAGACCTGATTTTACGTGCAAAAGCACTGAAG AGACTGAGGCATGGTTCATTGATTCCTTTGAGGAATGGAGAAAAGCAAAAAACCTCACCAATTTTATATTGCTCGGGCATTCTTTTGGAGGCTATGTCGCAGCCAAATATGCTCTTAAG CACCCAGAGCATGTCCGGCACTTGGTTTTAGTGGGATCTGCTGGATTTACAAATGAAACAGATCCCAAAAATGAGTGGATTAACCGTTTCCGAAGAACATGGAAAGGTGCAGTTATGAGCCATTTGTGGGAGTCAAATTTTACTCCCCAGAAGATTATCAG AGGCCTAGGTCCCTGGGGTCCAAACTTAGTACGCACATATACATCTGCTAGATTTGGTGTTCGCTCACATGGAACCACTTTGAATGAAGATGAGGCCAAAATGCTGACAG ATTATATATACCATACTCTAGCAGCCAAGGCCAGTGGAGAGCTATGCTTGAAATATATTTTTTCATTTGGAGCATTTGCTCGTAGTCCCCTTCTGCAAAG AGCATCAGAATGGAAAGTTCCAACCACGTTTATATATGGCACAACAGATTGGATGGACTATGAAGGGGCTGTAGAAGCTCGTAAAAGCATGAATGTCCCATGTGAAGTCATCCGAGTTCCTCAG GGTGGACATTTTGTGTTTATCGACAACCCAGATGGGTTCCATTCAGCCGTAATCTATGCCTGCCGGAAGTTCTTATCTCCGGAACCAGATAATCAGCCTGTTCCTGAAGGTCTGATGTTAGTCTAG